A region of Pseudomonadota bacterium DNA encodes the following proteins:
- a CDS encoding sulfotransferase — translation MRPVFVGGTGRSGTTVLKSILDCHPRVLGVPHEMRLIVDPGGALDLIDALSHRWSPYSADLAIHRFRDLCADLFSTPLTRSLPLRAARVALRRIGASAWRYHTVDASAFGSKAEFLAAVDRFLDTLIDHRTRGSWLGSRPFSPRSVIHETTPRRHADVAEAFGRFFDDVLSSRRGPCTHWVEDTPFNVSHPEELRAAFPQSKLIHIFRDPRDVVASHLTKAWGGDGAESVARRVRAVLERWLVLRETLPDDFYVELPLERIATAQRAELEALCGFLDLDYDSALERISLDKVNAGRWQSELNDAEQSAVIRVLGDTIQKYGY, via the coding sequence ATGAGGCCGGTATTTGTCGGCGGCACGGGCCGCAGCGGCACGACGGTGCTGAAGAGCATCCTGGATTGCCACCCCCGCGTGCTCGGGGTGCCCCACGAAATGAGATTAATCGTGGATCCAGGCGGGGCCCTCGACCTGATCGACGCCCTCAGCCACCGATGGTCGCCGTACTCGGCCGATCTGGCGATCCACCGATTCCGGGACCTCTGCGCAGATCTCTTCAGCACGCCGTTGACGCGCTCCCTGCCCCTGCGGGCGGCACGAGTTGCCCTGCGGCGAATCGGGGCGTCCGCCTGGCGCTACCACACGGTGGACGCCAGCGCGTTCGGGAGCAAGGCTGAGTTCCTAGCTGCGGTCGACCGCTTTCTCGACACGCTGATCGACCACCGCACCAGAGGCTCATGGCTCGGCAGTCGCCCATTCAGCCCGCGTAGCGTCATCCATGAGACCACGCCGCGCCGTCACGCGGATGTGGCGGAGGCCTTTGGACGCTTCTTTGACGATGTACTGTCGTCTCGCCGAGGCCCCTGCACGCACTGGGTCGAGGACACCCCGTTCAACGTGTCGCATCCGGAGGAACTGCGAGCGGCATTTCCGCAGAGCAAGCTGATCCACATCTTCCGAGATCCACGCGACGTGGTCGCATCCCATCTCACGAAGGCTTGGGGAGGAGATGGCGCTGAATCAGTTGCGCGCCGGGTACGCGCAGTCCTCGAGCGCTGGCTTGTCTTGCGTGAAACGTTGCCCGACGACTTCTACGTCGAACTACCGCTGGAACGCATCGCTACCGCCCAAAGGGCCGAGCTCGAGGCGTTGTGTGGGTTCCTGGATCTGGACTACGACTCGGCGCTCGAGCGCATCAGCCTCGACAAGGTGAACGCTGGACGGTGGCAGTCTGAGCTGAACGATGCCGAGCAGTCCGCCGTAATTCGTGTGCTTGGCGATACGATCCAGAAGTACGG